The proteins below are encoded in one region of Polypterus senegalus isolate Bchr_013 chromosome 2, ASM1683550v1, whole genome shotgun sequence:
- the LOC120524257 gene encoding olfactory receptor 1-like: protein MNTSVESVSEFVLHCVINSSQRNYTIAALIFIYLTSLSSNLLVVLVIMQNHQLQTPMFLYIATLAILDLLNSTNIIPRMVAALISDYLPVPYGPCILQIHVEAHIQIVGTLLLSLMAVDRYVAVVYPLRYPSLITNKTVLACLLQTNVIASLFIIPLTVLLTELPFCQDNVLSSCFCDYSTMVQKSCTEDPKFLIYLSGLTVVFVTGPLLLILYSYFRITLAALQISSAEGRKKVFSTCLTHLLVVGTVYIPLFLSYVLPGTGIILSIEAYNSLIIVGTTIPPMLNPIIYSFRNKEIKTSIYKIFTQRKGMVDVKS from the coding sequence ATGAACACGTCCGTGGAGTCGGTGTCCGAATTTGTGCTGCACTGCGTGATCAATTCCAGCCAGAGGAACTATACAATTGCGGCTCTCATCTTCATTTACTTGACGTCACTTTCTAGCAACCTGCTGGTTGTTCTGGTCATAATGCAGAACCATCAGCTTCAAACACCTATGTTCCTTTACATTGCAACTCTTGCAATATTAGACTTACTGAACAGCACTAATATTATTCCACGAATGGTAGCGGCCCTCATTTCGGATTACCTTCCTGTCCCGTATGGACCCTGCATTCTGCAGATTCACGTGGAAGCTCACATTCAAATAGTAGGAACTCTTCTTTTATCCCTCATGGCGGTTGACCGCTATGTTGCTGTAGTTTATCCCCTCAGATACCCTTCACTGATCACTAATAAAACAGTCTTGGCCTGCCTCTTACAAACCAATGTTATTGCAAGTTTATTCATCATACCGTTGACAGTTTTATTGACCGAACTTCCTTTTTGTCAAGATAACGTCCTTTCTTCTTGTTTCTGTGATTATTCTACAATGGTTCAGAAGTCATGTACTGAAGATCCCAAGTTTCTAATTTATCTCTCCGGCCTGACAGTTGTCTTTGTCACTGGCCCATTGTTACTGATCTTGTACTCTTACTTTCGAATCACATTGGCAGCACTTCAAATTTCATCTGCTGAAGGAAGAAAAAAGGTTTTTAGCACCTGTCTGACTCACCTACTGGTGGTTGGAACTGTTTACATACCTTTGTTTTTGTCATACGTCTTACCAGGAACTGGGATAATCTTATCTATTGAAGCCTACAACAGTCTCATCATTGTTGGCACTACAATCCCTCCCATGTTAAATCCAATTATTTACAGTTTTCGCAATAAGGAGATCAAAACAAGCATTTACAAGATTTTCACACAGAGAAAGGGAATGGTGGACGTTAAATCCTGA